One genomic segment of Desulforamulus reducens MI-1 includes these proteins:
- the dnaK gene encoding molecular chaperone DnaK has product MGKVIGIDLGTTNSCVAVMEGGEAVVIPNAEGARTTPSVVGFSKTGERLVGQVAKRQAVSNPDRTIQSIKRYMGTNHKVSIDGKDYSPQEISAMILSKLKADAEAYLGESVTQAVITVPAYFSDAQRQATKDAGKIAGLEVLRIINEPTAAALAYGLDKEGDQTIQVFDLGGGTFDVSILELGDGVFEVKSTSGNNRLGGDDFDQRIVDFLVAEFKKETGVDLSKDKMAMQRLKESAEKAKIELSGVLSTNVNLPFISVGADGPLHLDVNISRAKFDELTADLVEKTMGPTRQALADSGLETNEINKVLMVGGSTRIPAVQEAVRKFLGKEPHKGINPDECVALGAAIQAGVLAGEVKDVLLLDVTPLSLGIETLGGVFTKLIDRNTTIPTSKSQIFSTAADNQPSVEIHVLQGERQMAADNKTLGRFQLSGIPPAPRGVPQIEVKFDIDVNGIVSVSAKDMGTGTVQSISITGGTGGLSDDEINRMVNEAEKFAEEDKKRKEAVEVKNQADSLIYQAEKTIKDLGENADKAKVEAVQKAVEELRTAMNGNDTDLIKNKLEELTKPLHELTADLYQQQQAQQAAAQGGCAGGNCGGQAEKDNVVDADYEVKDDNK; this is encoded by the coding sequence ATGGGAAAAGTAATAGGAATTGATTTAGGAACAACCAACTCTTGTGTGGCCGTCATGGAAGGTGGCGAAGCAGTTGTTATCCCCAACGCAGAAGGTGCTAGAACCACTCCTTCGGTTGTTGGATTCTCTAAAACAGGTGAGCGTCTGGTAGGACAGGTGGCAAAACGCCAGGCTGTCAGCAACCCCGACCGTACCATTCAATCCATTAAACGGTACATGGGAACCAATCATAAAGTGTCCATTGATGGTAAGGACTACTCTCCCCAAGAAATCTCAGCAATGATACTTAGCAAGCTAAAGGCGGATGCCGAAGCTTATCTGGGCGAGTCTGTTACCCAGGCCGTTATTACTGTACCTGCCTATTTTAGTGATGCCCAGCGTCAGGCTACCAAAGATGCCGGTAAAATTGCCGGACTGGAAGTACTGCGCATAATTAACGAGCCTACCGCCGCAGCACTAGCCTATGGGCTGGATAAGGAAGGTGACCAAACCATTCAAGTCTTTGACTTAGGTGGTGGAACCTTTGACGTATCCATACTAGAACTGGGTGACGGTGTCTTTGAAGTTAAGTCCACCAGTGGTAACAACCGCCTAGGTGGCGACGACTTTGACCAACGTATAGTAGATTTCTTGGTAGCAGAATTCAAAAAAGAAACCGGTGTTGACTTATCCAAAGACAAAATGGCCATGCAGCGGCTGAAAGAGTCTGCTGAAAAAGCAAAGATTGAACTATCTGGTGTGTTGAGTACCAATGTGAACCTGCCCTTTATTTCTGTAGGTGCAGATGGTCCCCTCCACCTGGATGTTAACATCAGTAGAGCGAAATTTGATGAATTAACTGCCGATTTAGTGGAAAAAACCATGGGTCCCACCCGTCAGGCCTTAGCTGATTCTGGTCTGGAAACTAATGAAATAAACAAAGTACTGATGGTTGGCGGTTCCACCCGTATTCCAGCAGTACAGGAAGCCGTTCGTAAATTCTTGGGCAAAGAACCTCACAAGGGTATCAACCCCGATGAGTGCGTTGCCCTTGGTGCAGCCATTCAAGCAGGTGTATTGGCAGGAGAAGTTAAGGATGTTCTGTTGTTGGATGTAACTCCCCTGTCCTTGGGGATTGAAACCCTGGGCGGTGTGTTTACCAAGCTGATTGATCGCAATACCACTATCCCAACTTCCAAGAGCCAGATATTCTCCACCGCAGCTGATAACCAACCATCAGTGGAAATTCATGTGCTGCAGGGTGAGCGTCAAATGGCGGCAGATAACAAAACTCTGGGTAGATTCCAACTGTCCGGTATTCCTCCGGCACCCCGTGGTGTACCGCAAATTGAGGTAAAATTTGATATTGATGTCAATGGTATCGTATCTGTATCTGCAAAGGATATGGGAACAGGAACAGTCCAAAGTATTTCGATTACCGGTGGCACTGGTGGTTTGTCTGATGATGAAATCAACAGAATGGTTAATGAAGCTGAAAAATTTGCAGAAGAAGATAAGAAGCGGAAAGAAGCTGTTGAGGTCAAAAACCAGGCAGACAGCCTGATTTATCAGGCTGAAAAGACTATTAAGGACCTGGGAGAAAATGCAGATAAAGCAAAAGTAGAAGCAGTACAAAAGGCTGTAGAAGAACTGCGCACTGCCATGAACGGCAACGATACAGATTTAATTAAAAATAAATTAGAGGAACTAACCAAGCCCCTCCACGAATTAACCGCTGACCTGTACCAGCAACAGCAGGCCCAGCAGGCTGCTGCCCAGGGTGGCTGTGCCGGCGGTAACTGCGGCGGTCAGGCTGAAAAGGATAATGTTGTGGATGCAGATTATGAAGTAAAAGACGACAACAAGTAG
- a CDS encoding PhoH family protein produces the protein MAECTELKVVIRDNEAAAEILGKQDEHVNLIEQSLDIRVVARGEEFTLIGLPERVKQGQEVFTQLLDYYSAGNRIGPHEIHYVLRAVKSGVKDALTNLAKDVVLVSARGKQIKPKTLGQKDYIQNIRKNDIVFAIGPAGSGKTYLAVAMAVNALRKKEVNRLILTRPAVEAGEKLGFLPGDLQEKIDPYLRPLYDSLYDILGLDHTQKYLERNIIEIAPLAYMRGRTLEDAFIILDEAQNTTPEQMKMFLTRLGFGSKAIITGDITQVDLPKGQSSGLVDAKRVLEGIKGIAFQWMTGADIVRHPLVMDIIRAYDQQAEE, from the coding sequence TTGGCCGAATGTACAGAATTAAAAGTCGTTATCCGTGATAATGAAGCTGCAGCAGAAATTTTAGGAAAACAAGATGAACACGTTAATTTAATTGAACAGAGTCTGGATATCCGGGTGGTTGCCAGGGGGGAAGAATTTACCCTGATTGGATTGCCGGAACGGGTGAAACAGGGGCAAGAAGTCTTTACACAGTTGCTGGATTACTATAGCGCCGGTAATCGTATCGGACCACATGAAATTCATTATGTATTAAGGGCAGTTAAGTCGGGTGTTAAAGATGCCCTGACGAACCTAGCTAAAGACGTTGTCTTAGTTTCAGCCAGAGGCAAACAAATCAAACCCAAAACCTTGGGGCAAAAGGATTATATCCAAAACATCAGAAAAAATGATATTGTTTTTGCCATTGGTCCCGCCGGTAGTGGTAAAACCTACTTGGCGGTGGCAATGGCAGTTAATGCATTAAGAAAGAAAGAAGTTAATCGACTTATTTTGACCCGTCCTGCCGTGGAGGCCGGAGAAAAACTTGGTTTTTTACCCGGGGATTTACAAGAAAAGATTGACCCATACTTAAGACCACTCTATGACAGTTTATATGACATTTTAGGCTTGGACCATACGCAAAAATATCTGGAACGAAATATTATTGAGATTGCACCATTGGCCTACATGAGAGGTAGAACATTGGAGGATGCATTTATTATTTTAGACGAGGCCCAAAACACGACGCCAGAGCAGATGAAGATGTTTCTAACGCGTCTTGGTTTTGGCTCCAAGGCAATCATAACTGGTGATATAACGCAGGTGGACCTACCCAAGGGGCAAAGCTCAGGCCTTGTGGATGCCAAGAGAGTATTGGAAGGCATTAAAGGAATTGCATTTCAATGGATGACTGGAGCAGATATTGTCCGCCACCCCCTGGTTATGGATATAATCCGGGCTTACGATCAGCAGGCTGAGGAGTAG
- a CDS encoding 16S rRNA (uracil(1498)-N(3))-methyltransferase, whose product MPRFFVQPEQINSDTAVINGPDVKHISRVLRMETGNNLTLLDGRGNVYLAQILEINKQEVHCRILEQQEATSEPTVKVTLVQGLPKGDKMETIIQKCTELGVSSIIPLAAARSIVKLDAKKAAERVQRWQRVAVEAAKQCRRSGIPEVYMLSSWDEILQQIPPDALVLMPWEGERTKSLREVLQTRPMAPGQVYIFIGPEGGFEEEEVERVKEKGFYPVTLGSRILRTETAGPAALTMVLYQFGELG is encoded by the coding sequence TTGCCCCGATTTTTTGTCCAACCTGAACAAATTAACAGCGATACAGCCGTCATTAATGGGCCGGATGTAAAACATATCAGCCGGGTTTTGAGGATGGAGACCGGGAATAACCTAACCCTTCTTGATGGCCGGGGGAATGTTTATTTGGCGCAGATTTTAGAAATAAATAAACAAGAGGTTCACTGTAGGATTCTGGAGCAGCAAGAGGCCACTTCGGAGCCAACGGTAAAAGTTACCCTGGTGCAGGGTCTGCCCAAGGGTGATAAGATGGAAACAATTATACAGAAGTGTACTGAACTGGGGGTTAGCAGCATCATTCCCCTGGCCGCCGCCCGTTCGATTGTAAAGTTGGATGCTAAAAAGGCTGCAGAGCGGGTACAGCGTTGGCAGCGGGTAGCAGTGGAGGCTGCCAAACAATGCCGGCGGTCCGGTATACCGGAAGTATATATGCTAAGTAGCTGGGATGAAATACTGCAGCAAATTCCGCCGGATGCCCTGGTGCTGATGCCCTGGGAGGGTGAAAGGACAAAATCCCTTAGAGAAGTCTTGCAAACAAGGCCGATGGCACCCGGCCAGGTGTATATTTTTATTGGTCCCGAAGGCGGCTTTGAAGAAGAGGAAGTTGAGCGGGTCAAGGAAAAGGGATTTTACCCGGTTACACTGGGCAGCCGGATTTTGCGCACTGAAACAGCAGGACCAGCGGCTCTGACAATGGTCCTGTACCAGTTTGGCGAACTGGGCTAA
- a CDS encoding NfeD family protein, whose translation MLFYLAQMSGWLATLAFVLGVLALVIELFFVPGFGVAGVVGVILLGWGVLLISVDIFHATQALTLALLVTLLVLVGGVWLATKFNFWRRVTLSNRQNKEEGYLAPDRQMEKLLGLEGVAATPLRPAGSALIEGMKVDVVTEGEFVAPGTHVLVIKVEGTRVVVKTVDRKDI comes from the coding sequence ATGCTTTTTTATCTTGCACAGATGTCTGGCTGGTTGGCTACCCTTGCCTTTGTTTTAGGGGTTTTAGCTCTGGTCATTGAATTGTTTTTCGTCCCTGGTTTTGGTGTGGCTGGTGTGGTGGGGGTCATATTATTGGGTTGGGGTGTCCTCCTGATATCAGTAGATATTTTTCATGCCACCCAGGCCTTAACTTTGGCGTTGCTGGTTACATTGCTGGTCCTGGTGGGGGGCGTATGGCTTGCTACCAAGTTTAATTTTTGGCGTAGGGTAACTTTGTCCAATCGCCAGAACAAAGAAGAGGGCTATTTAGCACCAGACCGTCAGATGGAAAAACTTCTAGGCTTAGAGGGTGTGGCTGCAACGCCTTTACGCCCGGCAGGCTCTGCCCTCATTGAAGGGATGAAGGTAGACGTCGTGACGGAGGGCGAATTTGTAGCTCCAGGGACCCACGTGCTGGTCATAAAAGTTGAAGGAACCAGAGTGGTAGTAAAGACAGTGGACCGTAAAGATATCTAA
- the rpsU gene encoding 30S ribosomal protein S21: MAEIRVGKNETLDSALRRFKRSCQKAGVLAEARKHEYYEKPSVKRKKKSEAARKRKSFR; this comes from the coding sequence GTGGCGGAAATTAGAGTTGGCAAGAACGAAACACTGGACAGTGCCCTCCGGCGCTTTAAGCGGTCCTGTCAAAAGGCTGGCGTTTTGGCTGAGGCACGCAAACACGAGTATTATGAAAAACCCAGTGTAAAAAGAAAGAAAAAGTCCGAAGCAGCTCGTAAACGTAAAAGCTTTAGATAA
- the yqfC gene encoding sporulation protein YqfC — MSLRDFQRKFKKQISDFFEIPSDIMFDLPKIVLVGNLQVFIENHRGIVEYTTEKVRIKVGEGEVGISGANLLLRNIKTDEICVEGQIKSLTFLQSGEVW; from the coding sequence ATGTCCTTACGAGACTTTCAACGGAAATTCAAAAAACAAATTTCCGATTTTTTCGAAATACCAAGTGACATTATGTTTGATTTACCCAAGATTGTACTTGTGGGCAACCTGCAAGTTTTTATCGAAAATCACAGGGGAATTGTTGAATACACCACGGAAAAAGTTCGGATTAAGGTAGGAGAAGGGGAAGTTGGTATTTCCGGTGCAAATCTTCTGCTTCGTAATATCAAAACCGACGAAATCTGTGTAGAAGGGCAAATTAAATCCCTTACTTTTTTGCAGTCAGGGGAGGTGTGGTAA
- a CDS encoding histidine triad nucleotide-binding protein yields MQDCIFCKIITGEIPSQVVYQDEKVYAFKDIAPAAPVHILIIPKKHISSLEDLGSEDADLMGHILLIAAKLAKELGLAKGFRIVSNCGDEGGQTVYHIHFHLLGGRQMQWPPG; encoded by the coding sequence GTGCAAGACTGCATTTTTTGTAAGATCATTACCGGAGAAATACCTTCCCAGGTTGTTTACCAAGATGAAAAGGTTTATGCCTTTAAAGATATTGCTCCTGCTGCTCCGGTGCATATTTTGATCATTCCTAAAAAACACATTTCCTCCTTGGAGGATTTAGGAAGCGAAGATGCAGACCTAATGGGACATATCCTGTTAATTGCTGCAAAATTGGCAAAGGAACTAGGATTGGCTAAGGGCTTTAGGATTGTTTCCAACTGTGGAGACGAAGGTGGTCAAACGGTTTATCATATTCACTTCCATCTATTGGGTGGTCGGCAAATGCAATGGCCTCCAGGTTAA
- the mtaB gene encoding tRNA (N(6)-L-threonylcarbamoyladenosine(37)-C(2))-methylthiotransferase MtaB, with protein sequence MAKSAAIYTLGCKVNQYESSAIADLFRQAGYEIVDFEQHADAYVINTCTVTHMGDRKSRQIIRRASKQNPAAVITVTGCYAQTSPGEVLEIPGVDLVVGTKDKSRIVQLVEAYSRGKGPVNAVDDIMQTDCFEELPVPTEQGKTRAFLKIQEGCNSFCAYCIIPYARGPVRSRLPENVLSSAEELIQQGFQEIVLTGIHIGAYGQDFTGKDIDLGWLVERLAKLPGLTRLRLGSVEPHDINNALIKAVSEHPNVCRHLHIPLQSGDDEILALMGRRYNTQQFTDLIHKINQIMPGIAITSDIIVGFPGETQEHFQNTLKTVERSGFAGIHVFKYSPRKGTPAAEMTDQVAPQDKEERSKSLIELGNRLAHQFAQQQVGKELKVLVEQPYEKDPNLLEGHTDTYLKVLFPGDTGLKGQMVRVHIQGVKESTLKGRII encoded by the coding sequence ATGGCTAAATCTGCTGCTATTTATACCCTTGGATGTAAAGTTAACCAGTATGAATCATCTGCCATCGCCGATTTATTTCGGCAAGCGGGCTACGAAATAGTTGATTTTGAGCAACATGCAGATGCATATGTAATCAATACCTGCACCGTTACCCACATGGGGGATCGCAAATCCAGGCAAATCATCCGACGGGCCAGTAAACAGAACCCAGCGGCTGTTATTACAGTAACGGGATGTTATGCCCAGACATCACCCGGAGAAGTATTAGAAATTCCTGGTGTTGATCTGGTAGTTGGCACCAAGGATAAAAGTAGAATTGTCCAACTGGTGGAGGCCTACTCCAGGGGTAAAGGGCCGGTTAATGCAGTGGATGATATTATGCAAACTGATTGCTTTGAAGAGCTTCCGGTACCCACAGAACAAGGAAAAACAAGGGCTTTTCTAAAGATTCAGGAGGGATGCAACAGCTTTTGTGCTTACTGCATTATTCCTTATGCCCGGGGGCCCGTACGTAGCCGACTGCCGGAAAATGTCCTGAGTTCTGCAGAAGAATTAATTCAACAGGGTTTTCAAGAGATTGTATTAACTGGCATTCATATCGGTGCCTATGGTCAGGATTTTACCGGAAAAGATATTGATTTGGGCTGGTTGGTGGAGCGGTTAGCGAAATTACCAGGCCTAACCAGACTTCGTTTGGGTTCTGTGGAACCCCATGATATCAACAATGCCCTCATTAAAGCCGTGTCAGAGCATCCCAATGTGTGCCGCCATCTGCATATTCCTTTACAAAGCGGTGATGATGAGATTCTGGCTCTCATGGGAAGGAGGTACAACACCCAGCAATTTACTGACTTAATTCATAAAATAAACCAGATTATGCCGGGTATTGCTATCACCAGCGACATTATTGTTGGCTTTCCTGGGGAAACCCAGGAACATTTTCAAAACACACTAAAAACCGTTGAACGGTCTGGCTTTGCCGGTATCCATGTCTTTAAATACTCTCCTCGCAAGGGTACGCCCGCCGCAGAGATGACAGATCAGGTTGCTCCCCAAGACAAAGAAGAGCGTAGTAAAAGTTTGATTGAACTGGGTAATCGCCTTGCTCATCAATTTGCCCAGCAACAGGTGGGTAAAGAACTGAAAGTGCTGGTGGAACAACCCTACGAAAAGGACCCTAATCTTTTGGAAGGGCATACAGACACCTACCTTAAGGTGCTATTTCCAGGGGACACAGGCTTGAAGGGACAAATGGTGAGGGTGCACATCCAAGGAGTTAAGGAATCTACATTAAAAGGCAGAATTATTTAA
- the yqfD gene encoding sporulation protein YqfD codes for MVLLRLFSFLMGYVSLVVKGDFLEKFVNMAASRGIFLWDISRIGQDKVKVKVRITDVRPLRHIARATQSGFSIVERRGFPFLIHRLKKRKLLVMGGIVFLIALYVLSSFVWFITVTGNEKLTDAEIKKIAAEVGLTPGAAKWDLDPKLIERTIREKIPAVAWAGVYVKGTRVIIEIAERKLVTERPNKEPAHIVARKAGLIKEVLVLNGQAMVQEGETVLPGSILISGEIKEEVKPDPSNQPLPEGQEPPEPQYISHFVRAKGFVRARVWYEGYGECALTETVEKMSGKQRNSICIKIGSKEIIISGPEGSPYQHYETKEIVKSLPKWRNIAIPVEIRNVQYSEKIIERIDHGKAGAQKIAEAKALEEINTKLPKGAKIAERRLEIINTGRSEDIIRVKAFVEAIEEIGVSKTFKAFKEEKVWPNVQN; via the coding sequence ATGGTTCTTTTGCGCTTATTTTCTTTTTTAATGGGATATGTATCCCTGGTGGTAAAGGGGGATTTTCTAGAAAAATTTGTAAACATGGCTGCCAGCAGGGGGATTTTTTTATGGGACATCAGTCGCATCGGACAGGATAAGGTAAAGGTGAAAGTACGTATTACCGATGTTCGCCCCTTGAGGCATATAGCACGGGCCACCCAGAGTGGTTTTTCCATTGTTGAGCGAAGAGGGTTTCCCTTTTTAATACACCGTCTAAAAAAACGTAAACTTTTGGTGATGGGAGGCATAGTGTTTTTAATTGCCCTGTATGTGCTTTCTTCCTTTGTTTGGTTTATCACAGTTACTGGTAATGAGAAACTAACCGATGCAGAAATAAAAAAAATCGCAGCAGAGGTGGGTTTGACACCGGGGGCAGCGAAATGGGACTTGGACCCGAAATTAATCGAAAGAACCATTCGGGAAAAAATACCTGCTGTGGCCTGGGCAGGGGTGTATGTAAAAGGAACCCGGGTTATTATTGAAATTGCTGAAAGGAAACTAGTTACAGAAAGACCAAACAAAGAACCTGCCCACATTGTTGCTAGAAAGGCCGGATTAATCAAAGAGGTTCTGGTGTTAAACGGACAAGCGATGGTACAGGAAGGTGAGACTGTCCTACCTGGCAGCATTTTAATTAGTGGGGAAATAAAAGAGGAGGTAAAACCGGACCCGTCTAACCAACCCTTGCCCGAAGGACAGGAGCCTCCGGAGCCCCAATATATTAGTCACTTTGTTCGAGCCAAAGGATTTGTGCGGGCTAGGGTGTGGTATGAAGGCTACGGAGAATGCGCCCTAACAGAAACCGTGGAAAAAATGTCAGGCAAACAAAGGAACTCGATTTGTATTAAAATTGGGTCCAAGGAAATAATCATATCAGGGCCCGAAGGATCGCCCTACCAACACTATGAAACCAAGGAGATTGTTAAAAGTCTCCCCAAATGGAGGAATATTGCAATCCCCGTCGAAATTAGAAATGTGCAATACAGCGAAAAAATTATAGAACGAATTGATCATGGGAAGGCCGGGGCCCAAAAAATAGCAGAGGCAAAGGCCTTAGAAGAGATTAATACAAAACTTCCTAAGGGTGCAAAAATTGCTGAGCGTAGGCTTGAAATTATAAATACCGGAAGATCAGAGGATATTATCCGAGTTAAAGCCTTTGTAGAAGCAATTGAAGAAATTGGTGTTTCAAAAACCTTCAAAGCATTTAAGGAGGAAAAAGTTTGGCCGAATGTACAGAATTAA
- the prmA gene encoding 50S ribosomal protein L11 methyltransferase, with translation MNWLEIAVHVCPEGIDMVSNIFDELGAGGVVIEDPALINRYIEANIWDHYEFPPEVLNRPQPIVKAYLPEGPNLENKLVLLQERLTGLPLDAVPTFERRQVAEEDWATAWMKYYKPVEIGQKLAVKPSWEDYVPEDGRIVLEMDPGMAFGCGNHPTTTMCMEYLEGIIQGGESVADVGTGTGILAITSAKLGAARVLAVDLDEVAVKVSQENVERNGVQDIVEVFHGNLLDKVESKVDVVIANIVANVIMILAPDVPRILKHGGYFITSGIIQFRAEEVRQKLEQTGFKILGRKEDGEWVSYLCILEG, from the coding sequence TTGAATTGGCTCGAAATAGCCGTCCATGTATGCCCTGAAGGTATCGACATGGTAAGTAATATATTTGATGAACTGGGTGCCGGTGGGGTTGTGATAGAGGACCCGGCTTTAATAAACCGGTATATAGAAGCCAACATTTGGGACCATTATGAGTTTCCACCCGAGGTCCTAAATCGTCCCCAACCAATCGTAAAAGCTTACCTACCCGAAGGCCCCAACTTGGAGAACAAGCTGGTTCTTTTACAGGAACGACTGACCGGGCTACCCTTGGATGCAGTGCCTACTTTTGAAAGACGCCAGGTAGCCGAAGAGGATTGGGCCACCGCCTGGATGAAATACTATAAGCCGGTGGAGATTGGTCAAAAACTGGCTGTTAAGCCCAGTTGGGAAGATTATGTGCCAGAGGATGGGAGAATTGTTCTGGAAATGGATCCTGGCATGGCCTTTGGCTGTGGTAATCATCCCACCACCACTATGTGTATGGAATACCTGGAGGGTATTATCCAGGGGGGGGAATCGGTGGCAGATGTGGGAACCGGCACAGGGATTCTTGCCATCACTTCTGCCAAATTAGGTGCTGCTAGGGTTTTAGCAGTGGATTTGGATGAAGTGGCTGTCAAAGTATCCCAGGAAAATGTGGAGCGGAATGGCGTTCAAGATATAGTTGAAGTGTTTCATGGCAACTTGTTGGATAAAGTGGAAAGCAAGGTTGATGTTGTAATCGCCAATATTGTTGCCAATGTCATTATGATTCTGGCCCCTGATGTGCCACGGATTTTAAAACACGGTGGTTATTTTATTACATCCGGTATTATTCAGTTTCGTGCTGAAGAAGTCCGGCAAAAGTTGGAACAAACCGGTTTTAAAATTCTAGGACGCAAGGAAGACGGGGAATGGGTTTCCTACCTATGTATTTTGGAGGGATAA
- the floA gene encoding flotillin-like protein FloA (flotillin-like protein involved in membrane lipid rafts): MSLGSLSFLVLVILGVISVVVLFSFIPVGLWISALAAGVKVGIFTLVGMRLRRVPPAKIVNPLIKADKAGLAVSVNQLEAHYLAGGNVDRVVDALIAAERANIPLLFERAAAIDLAGRNVLEAVQMSVNPKVIETPVISAVAKDGIELKAVARVTVRANIDRLVGGAGEETVIARVGEGVVTSVGSAETHKTVLENPDSISKTVLSKGLDAGTAFEILSIDIADVDIGRNIGAQLQTDQAEADKNIAQAKAEERRAMAVAQEQEMKARVQEMRAKVVEAEAEVPRAMAEAFRSGRLGVMDYYNMQNILADTKMRESISGNGHGKEKGKKLE, translated from the coding sequence ATGAGTTTAGGCAGTCTTTCTTTCCTGGTCTTAGTAATCTTAGGCGTCATCTCTGTGGTGGTTTTATTCAGCTTTATTCCTGTGGGCCTGTGGATTTCAGCACTGGCGGCAGGGGTAAAGGTCGGCATTTTTACCCTGGTAGGTATGCGATTGCGCCGGGTACCACCGGCCAAGATTGTCAATCCACTGATCAAAGCGGATAAAGCAGGTCTGGCCGTCAGTGTAAATCAACTGGAAGCCCACTATTTGGCCGGAGGTAATGTGGACCGGGTTGTGGATGCACTAATTGCGGCTGAAAGGGCTAATATACCTTTGCTCTTTGAAAGGGCTGCGGCCATTGATTTGGCCGGCAGAAACGTGCTGGAAGCAGTCCAAATGAGTGTTAATCCGAAAGTGATCGAAACCCCTGTTATCAGTGCGGTGGCGAAGGATGGTATTGAATTGAAAGCCGTTGCCAGGGTAACGGTACGGGCCAATATCGATCGCCTGGTGGGCGGTGCTGGTGAAGAAACCGTTATTGCCCGTGTAGGTGAGGGTGTTGTAACCAGTGTGGGTAGTGCAGAAACCCACAAAACCGTTTTGGAGAATCCTGATAGTATTTCTAAAACGGTTCTCTCCAAGGGTCTTGATGCCGGTACAGCCTTTGAGATTCTATCCATTGACATAGCCGATGTCGATATCGGCAGAAACATTGGTGCCCAACTGCAGACAGACCAAGCCGAGGCGGATAAGAATATTGCCCAGGCCAAGGCAGAGGAAAGAAGAGCCATGGCGGTGGCCCAGGAACAGGAGATGAAGGCCAGGGTACAAGAAATGAGAGCAAAGGTTGTAGAAGCCGAAGCGGAAGTACCTAGAGCCATGGCCGAAGCCTTCCGTTCAGGTCGTTTGGGTGTTATGGACTATTACAACATGCAAAACATACTGGCGGATACGAAAATGAGAGAGTCCATCTCCGGCAACGGACATGGGAAAGAGAAAGGAAAGAAGCTGGAATAA
- the dnaJ gene encoding molecular chaperone DnaJ, which translates to MAKRDYYEVLGLSKGASADEIKKAYRKLARQYHPDAYQGDKAEAETKFKEIAEAYAVLSDPEKRTSYDQFGHAATDGQGFGAGGFGGFNGDFGDIFDMFFGGMGRQRNGPQKGNDLRVNMEISFKEAAFGVERDIQVPRTENCDTCGGSGAAPGSSTKTCGTCHGSGQVQYAANSPFGRIVQSRTCDKCHGTGKIIEKLCPTCRGAGQIRKTKSIHVKIPAGVDEGSRLRLSGEGEAGLRGGPPGDLYVYILVRPHKFFRREGNEVVCDMEISFAQAALGDVLEVPTLDGSADLKVPEGTQTGTIFRIRGKGIPYLNGSGRGDQHVRVRVVTPTRLNEKQKDLLREFAKMNDEKLPKGSEKNIFEKMKDAFKG; encoded by the coding sequence ATGGCTAAGCGAGATTATTATGAGGTGCTGGGCCTAAGCAAAGGTGCCTCTGCGGATGAGATAAAGAAAGCGTACCGTAAGCTGGCCCGGCAGTACCACCCCGATGCCTACCAGGGTGATAAAGCAGAGGCAGAAACAAAGTTTAAGGAAATTGCCGAAGCCTATGCGGTACTAAGTGATCCTGAAAAACGGACCTCCTATGACCAATTCGGTCATGCTGCCACCGATGGCCAGGGTTTTGGCGCAGGTGGTTTTGGAGGCTTTAACGGTGACTTTGGTGATATCTTTGACATGTTTTTTGGTGGTATGGGACGCCAGCGTAACGGCCCCCAAAAAGGTAATGACTTAAGAGTTAACATGGAGATATCCTTTAAGGAAGCTGCCTTTGGTGTAGAAAGGGACATTCAAGTTCCACGCACGGAGAACTGCGATACCTGCGGTGGATCTGGTGCAGCGCCGGGAAGCAGTACTAAGACCTGTGGTACCTGTCATGGCTCCGGGCAGGTACAATATGCAGCCAACTCTCCCTTCGGCCGTATTGTGCAAAGCCGCACCTGTGACAAGTGTCATGGAACGGGAAAAATTATAGAAAAACTCTGTCCCACTTGCCGTGGTGCAGGTCAGATCAGAAAAACAAAAAGTATACACGTGAAAATTCCTGCCGGAGTGGATGAGGGATCTCGCCTCCGTCTTAGTGGCGAAGGGGAGGCAGGTCTTCGCGGTGGTCCGCCCGGAGACCTCTACGTCTATATTCTGGTTCGACCTCATAAATTCTTCCGCCGGGAAGGTAATGAAGTGGTTTGTGATATGGAAATCTCCTTTGCCCAGGCAGCCCTGGGGGATGTCTTAGAAGTTCCCACTCTAGATGGTTCCGCTGACTTAAAGGTGCCAGAGGGAACACAAACAGGTACCATTTTCCGCATTAGGGGAAAAGGAATTCCTTATCTGAATGGAAGTGGACGCGGTGATCAGCACGTTCGTGTAAGGGTTGTAACTCCCACCCGACTAAATGAAAAGCAAAAGGATCTACTGCGGGAATTTGCAAAAATGAACGATGAGAAACTACCCAAAGGGTCGGAAAAAAATATATTTGAGAAAATGAAAGATGCCTTTAAGGGGTAA